The genomic DNA GAACAGCCCGGCGGCGAGGACGAGCAGCACGACGCCGACGAGGTTGACCGGCAGCACGGCGAGCGAGAACAGCCCGAGCAGGAGCATGATCCCGCCGAAGATCGCGCCGACGCCCCCCGAGGGGCTGATGAACTCGTAGAGGATCGCAAGCGGTGCGATGGACATGAACAGGAACGCGAGCTGGGGGTTCGCGAGCGCCTGAAGGATCGACCGCGTCCACGACAGGGCGAACTCCACGACCCCGGCCCCGGCGGTCTCCAGCGTTACCGTCTCACGGTCGCCGGTGGCGGTGGCGAGCTCGACCTCCATGCCGTCGATCGCGTCGAGCAGCTGCGTGAGGCTGCCGGCGAGGAGATCCACCGCGCCGATCTCCACCGCCTCCGTCGCGCCGGCAGACCGGCCGTCGCGGACCGTCGCCACGGCGAAGTCGACGTCGCGCCCACGTTCGCGAGCGATCTCCTCGACGTAGGCGGCGGCGTCCTCGACGACCTTGTCGATGACCTCGCCGCCCTCGAGGCTTATCGGGGTGGCCGCACCGATGTTCGTGCCGGGCGCCATAGCGGCGACGTGCGCGGAGAACGCGATGACCGCGCCCGCGGACGCGGCCCGGGCACCCGCCGGCGAGACGTACACGACGACGGGCACCTGGGCGACGAGCGCGGACTGGACCATGTCGCGCATCGACGTCTCGAGGCCGCCCGGAGTGTCCATCTCGACGACGAGCGCGGCATGCCCGCCCTGCTCGGCTGCCCGCACCGCGTCGGCGAAGTGGCCGGCGAGCACGGGGGTGATGGGCCCTTCCAGCTCCGCGCGCAGCACCGTCGTCGCCTGCCCCGCGGCCCCACCCGCCGCCATCACGAGCATGCCGGCCAGCAGCGCGGTCACGGCGGCCCACCGCCGCGCGTCCCGCACGAGGCCCGACACGGTGCTCATAGGCCCATTGTCGCACGGAAGGCGCGGGTGTCCCGCCCCCCGTACGACCGTCAGTCCGTGATCGTCAGCGGCTCGGGGGCGCCGCTCCCCGCGGGGTGGACCAGGGCCTGGACGTCCTCACCGAGCGGCTCCGCGGCGATGCGCACCGCGACGCCGTCCACCCGGCAGTAGTCGATGCCGACCTCACCACCCGCGTCGGCGACCTCGTCCATGGCGGGCTCCCACAGGTCCTCGGGGATCTCGAGCGCGTCGATCGGGCCGAAGCGCAGCTGTGCCTCGGCGATCAGCTGGCTCACAACCGTGATGGTGTTCATCAGTTGCGGCGCGCTCGCGCGACGAGGGTCGTGGACATGCGGCGACGCTACCGCAGGCGCACGACGGCCGCGAGGCGGACGTTTGCCGACCGGCTCCAGTGGCGAACGGTGAAGACGATGGCCCCGGACTCCGCCGCCGAGCCCGCCGACGCGCCCGCCGACGAGCGCTCCCGGGCGGCTGGTCACGCGGCCGCTGGCCGAGAGGCCCCTGAGAACGCCTCGGCGTCGTCGCCGCTGCTGAAGGCGGGGCGCTACGCCTGGGCGCTCGTCGGGCTCGCCGCGCTGCTCATCCTCGCCGGGCTGGCCGCCGGTCGGCTCATGCTCGTCGTCGTGCCGCTCGTCATCGCGCTGTTCCCGGCGGCGCTGCTGGAACCGGTTGCCCGCTGGTTGAAGCGTACGGGGATGCCCGCTGCCCTGGCGGCGCTGCTCACCGTCCTCGGGGCCATCCTCGTGCTCGTCGGCGTGTTCGGCGTGCTCGTCCCGGTGTTCGCCGCGGAGGTGCCCGAGCTCGCCGAGTCGTTCCGCGAGGGCGTCGACGACCTCCTCGCGCAGGCGCCGTTCGACGTCGGCGGGATGGAGGAGCTGCTCGACCGCGCCCGCGACCAGCTCGGGCGGGCGGGCGAGTACGTCGGCGGCGCCGTGGAGGCGGTGACCGCCGTCTTCGAGGCCGTCGCCGGCGTGCTGTTCGGACTCGTCGTGCTGTTCTTCTACCTGAAGGACGGTGGACGGATCGCCGCGGGCATCCGCGACCTGCTGCCCGCGCGCCTGCAACGCGACGCGACGGAGGTCGGTCGCCGCGTCTGGCACACCCTCGGGTCGTACTTCCGCGGGCAGCTGCTCATCGCCCTCGTCGACGCGGTCCTCATCGGTCTCGGCCTGGTCGCGCTCGGCATCCCGCTCGCGCTGCCCCTGGCCGTGCTCGTCTTCTTCGGCGGACTGTTCCCGATCGTCGGGGCGGTGGTTACGGGGGCGGTCGCCGTCGTCGTCGCCCTCGCCCACGGCGGCCTCGTCACCGCGCTCATCGTGCTCGGCCTCGTCGTGGGCGTGCAGCAGCTGGAGAGCAACGTGCTCGAACCCGTCGTCCTCAGCAAGGCCATCGCCCTGCACCCGCTCATGGTCATCGTCGCGATCACCGCTGGCGCGGTCACCTTGGGGGTGCTCGGCGCGTTCCTCGCGGTGCCGATCGCAGCGAGCGTCGGCCGGGTGGTGGACTACCTGCAGGGACGCGACCGCGCCGACGGCGGCGGCGTGGAGGAAGATGACGAGGAGGAGGGCGACCCTGAGCCGGCGATGGCGAGCAGGGCGTAGCGCGGGGGCCGGGCCGCCACCGTCGCCTGGCAGGTCAGCCGCTGGTCCCGGGAGTCGCGCTCGACGCGGACGTCGACGGTCCACCGCTGACCCGGACGGTCCGCGAACACGACGCGGAACGCGTCGTCGGCGATCACACGCCGGGTGGTGAAGACCAGGTCGTCGACGTGGCGCAGGTCGCGATCGCTGCGGAGGAAGTACTCGGCGGCCTGGACGACGAAGGAGTGCGAGGAGCGGCCCCGGTAGTGGTCGAGGTCGATGAGCCCACGCTCGTACTGCAGGGCGACATCCGGCCCTTCCGCCGGCCCGACGTGGCCGAAGTACAGGCCGTGCGGGAAGCACACGAGGTTTCCCGCGAACCGGTCACCGCCGATGTGGGAGCACTCCCAGACGCGTTCCCCGACCGCCCCGGAGAGCGCGAGGGCCAGGGGGCGGCCGTACTCGGCGCAGCAGGCGTCGTGACGCCCGTTCGTGCAGACGAGGTGCAGCGGCTCCAGCCACGGTGTGCCCCCGACGGGCCGGCCCGCCGCGAGGGGCGTGAGGTCGACGTCGAGCAGGTCGGTCACGTCGTCGAGCACCAGCTCCTCGACGAGTGCGAGGTCGCTGCGGACGACGAAGCAGCGCCGCTGCCTCGCCGAGCGGCCACGGGTCCTGCGGATGAGGATGACACGGGCGTTGACGTCGGCGGCGGTGCTTTCGAGCTCGGTGGCGACGGCGGCCGGCATCCGGCTCTCGATGAGGGCGTCGCGCCCCCACGGGCCGGGCTGCTCGAGGAGCAGCCAGCGCCGCACGTGCGATGCGGTGCCGTAGCGGGGCTCGTCACGCTCGCGGGCCTCCGCGGCGCAGCGGTAGCGCGTCACGACTCGATGAGCAGCAGCGCCTCGCGGACGAGGCGGGCGACGAGCACCCGCCGGCTCTCCTCGTCGAGGTAGCCGGCGAGGTCGCGTACGGTGAAGCGATTCCGTTCGGCCACCCACCGCAGCGCCGGTTCGACACGGGCGGGCAGGCGCAGTGCCCGGTCGCCGAGCATGACGCGGACGACGCCGTCCTCGGGAGGCCCGACGCGGCAGAACGTCCCCGGTCGGCGCACGACGGTCGTCCCGTCATCGAGGTCGCCGACCGCGAGCAGCTGGCGCAGCTGACCGGTGAGCAGCGGTGGCCGCTCTGCCAGGAACCGCTCCGCGGCGGCCTCGGCGACCCTGGGTGCGTCGAGGGACTCGATCTGCTTCGCGAGCGCCGCGAGGCGGTCGGCCACCGCGCCGGTGATGGCGGCAGGATCGTTCGCGAAACCAGGAGGGAGCGACCCGCGGCCCGTGTCGTCCAGTGCAACGGCCAGCGCCCCGTCGAGCGCGTCGCGCAGCACCTGCTCCCAGCTGACCGCGCGCACGCCGATGGTGATGTGCACGGAGGGCTGGTCGACAGTGCGGGCGGCGTGGCGCACGCCCTGCGGGATGTAGAGGCTGTCGCCCGGCTCCAGCGCCAGGTCGAGGTCGGCGACGTCGCCGGCCGTGTAGGTGATCCACTGCTTGCGACCGAACGTCTGCAGGGCGAAGACGTCGTGGGCGTCGGCGTGCACCCGCAGGCCCGTCGCCACGGGTGGCGTCACGTAGGCGTTCGCTTGGACAGGGTGGGTGAGGACGGTCTCGAGCTCCCGGCAGAACCGTGCCAGCGGCGGCCAGGACCGCTGCAGGCCCTGGAGCACGATCGTCGCACCCTCGTCGAACAGCGCGAAGACGCGGCCGGCGTCGGCGAGGTCGGTGACCGGACGTGAGCCGATGCGCGCCCTTCGGGTGTAGGACGCGGCCGGCAGCGTCTCGCCTCCCCGCACGAGCCGGAATGCGGGCGTGCGCAGCCCCGACGCCGACACGATCCGGTCGACGTCGTCGATCGACAGCAGGTCCGCGTACCCGTCGGGCGAGCGGTGGCGGTGGGGCCGGCGGCCCCACCGCTCGGCGAGGAACGCGTCGACGTCGCCGACACAGCGGGCGAGCGCCGCCGGGTCGTTGCCCATGAGGGCGGAAGGACCGTGGTCAGGCGTCCTGGCCGTCGGCGTCGGCACCGTCGGTGGCGTCGCCGTCGCTGCCGTCCGCGGCATCACCGTCGCCGGCGTCCGTGGCGTCGCCGTCACCGCCGTCGGCCGCGTCCGTGGCGTCGCCGTCGGTGCCGTCGACGTCCTGCTCGGCGCGGACGGGCGTCTCCGTCTCCGCCCGGCCGGCCCAGACCGTTTCGATCTCTTCGTCAGTGAGTCCGACCGGGGTGTCAGTGCTCATGTGCGCACGGCTCCTCTGTGTGGTGGGCGGAAGGCTGAGGCCGTGGTGACGCTAGCCTCGCCAGGCTGCAGTGGCAAGCCGTTCCCGGGCGGGCAGGCCCTAACCTCTTTGAGGCCCTCCAGCAGCGAAGCGGTGGCGCCCGGCCATGCGGGTAGTCTCCTCAGATGGAGGGGCTGGTCTTCGTCGTCATCATGGTCGCCGCGCTCGCCGTCGCGGCGCTCGTGATCGGGCGGGCACAGCAGCGCCCCTCCCCCGACAACCCGACGCGCCCGGAGCCGGGTGAGCGCACG from Egibacteraceae bacterium includes the following:
- a CDS encoding cupin domain-containing protein — translated: MGNDPAALARCVGDVDAFLAERWGRRPHRHRSPDGYADLLSIDDVDRIVSASGLRTPAFRLVRGGETLPAASYTRRARIGSRPVTDLADAGRVFALFDEGATIVLQGLQRSWPPLARFCRELETVLTHPVQANAYVTPPVATGLRVHADAHDVFALQTFGRKQWITYTAGDVADLDLALEPGDSLYIPQGVRHAARTVDQPSVHITIGVRAVSWEQVLRDALDGALAVALDDTGRGSLPPGFANDPAAITGAVADRLAALAKQIESLDAPRVAEAAAERFLAERPPLLTGQLRQLLAVGDLDDGTTVVRRPGTFCRVGPPEDGVVRVMLGDRALRLPARVEPALRWVAERNRFTVRDLAGYLDEESRRVLVARLVREALLLIES
- a CDS encoding NfeD family protein — protein: MSTVSGLVRDARRWAAVTALLAGMLVMAAGGAAGQATTVLRAELEGPITPVLAGHFADAVRAAEQGGHAALVVEMDTPGGLETSMRDMVQSALVAQVPVVVYVSPAGARAASAGAVIAFSAHVAAMAPGTNIGAATPISLEGGEVIDKVVEDAAAYVEEIARERGRDVDFAVATVRDGRSAGATEAVEIGAVDLLAGSLTQLLDAIDGMEVELATATGDRETVTLETAGAGVVEFALSWTRSILQALANPQLAFLFMSIAPLAILYEFISPSGGVGAIFGGIMLLLGLFSLAVLPVNLVGVVLLVLAAGLFAAELFAPGVGVFAFGGAVALVLAGLFLFPEASGVGIGLEVLLPVAAAIGVVALVIGRFAVRSQTSPQFAGQGGTMIGDTGVVRSAEGETGQAWVSGAMWKVRSRGGVLERGDRVRVVDMRGLELIVEPADAEADAGV
- a CDS encoding AI-2E family transporter: MAPDSAAEPADAPADERSRAAGHAAAGREAPENASASSPLLKAGRYAWALVGLAALLILAGLAAGRLMLVVVPLVIALFPAALLEPVARWLKRTGMPAALAALLTVLGAILVLVGVFGVLVPVFAAEVPELAESFREGVDDLLAQAPFDVGGMEELLDRARDQLGRAGEYVGGAVEAVTAVFEAVAGVLFGLVVLFFYLKDGGRIAAGIRDLLPARLQRDATEVGRRVWHTLGSYFRGQLLIALVDAVLIGLGLVALGIPLALPLAVLVFFGGLFPIVGAVVTGAVAVVVALAHGGLVTALIVLGLVVGVQQLESNVLEPVVLSKAIALHPLMVIVAITAGAVTLGVLGAFLAVPIAASVGRVVDYLQGRDRADGGGVEEDDEEEGDPEPAMASRA
- a CDS encoding sucrase ferredoxin; translated protein: MTRYRCAAEARERDEPRYGTASHVRRWLLLEQPGPWGRDALIESRMPAAVATELESTAADVNARVILIRRTRGRSARQRRCFVVRSDLALVEELVLDDVTDLLDVDLTPLAAGRPVGGTPWLEPLHLVCTNGRHDACCAEYGRPLALALSGAVGERVWECSHIGGDRFAGNLVCFPHGLYFGHVGPAEGPDVALQYERGLIDLDHYRGRSSHSFVVQAAEYFLRSDRDLRHVDDLVFTTRRVIADDAFRVVFADRPGQRWTVDVRVERDSRDQRLTCQATVAARPPRYALLAIAGSGSPSSSSSSSTPPPSARSRPCR